From Legionella israelensis, the proteins below share one genomic window:
- a CDS encoding carbon storage regulator gives MEILTLEFEKKMKLYVNKHEVTLKCFKTDEHGNIKFGVDAPRIISVDREEIFEMKKK, from the coding sequence ATGGAGATTTTGACGCTTGAATTTGAAAAAAAGATGAAGTTGTATGTAAATAAACATGAAGTAACGTTAAAATGCTTCAAAACAGATGAGCATGGTAATATAAAATTCGGAGTTGATGCTCCCCGTATTATTTCTGTCGATAGAGAAGAAATATTTGAAATGAAAAAAAAGTAA
- a CDS encoding ParA family protein, producing the protein MEPKMLVSEASEALGITAQALHNQIKRKNLLHGKSRNRVYFSHETAKQLLGLKFSPQIITFQIVKGGTGKTSICLATGVRASLYGAKTLLIDLDQQGNLTKACRVDAHDIPVMIELINQEMPIEDGIVTVYEGLDILPSRIENALLDSNLMLKRLPLDRIYRDMISPLKKQYDLILIDCPPALGSSVTAAALASDQVIAPVTPSEFSLEGLEITKQEIRNIEKNFHTSIKLSPLLNEFDVRTSLSHETMNFLMTNYENSLIKSVVRKSQEFENVLTKGDSIYDSLNKSPAREDIDLLTRELLGTNNLCKENKESSLLNADSKNIGAVSA; encoded by the coding sequence ATGGAACCAAAAATGTTAGTCAGTGAAGCATCTGAAGCATTAGGTATCACAGCACAAGCTCTCCATAATCAAATTAAAAGGAAAAATTTGCTTCATGGTAAAAGTAGAAATAGAGTTTACTTTTCGCATGAAACAGCAAAACAACTTCTTGGCTTAAAGTTTTCTCCCCAAATTATTACGTTCCAAATTGTAAAAGGGGGAACAGGAAAAACCTCAATATGTTTGGCAACAGGTGTTAGAGCATCGTTGTATGGAGCAAAAACCCTCTTAATCGATCTTGATCAGCAAGGAAATTTAACTAAAGCATGCAGGGTCGATGCTCATGATATTCCAGTAATGATTGAGCTAATAAACCAAGAAATGCCTATTGAAGATGGAATTGTAACTGTCTATGAAGGACTGGATATTCTGCCTAGTAGGATAGAGAACGCTCTTCTTGATAGCAATCTGATGCTCAAGAGGTTACCTCTTGATCGTATTTATCGAGATATGATTTCACCACTCAAGAAGCAATACGATTTAATCTTAATTGATTGTCCGCCAGCCCTAGGTAGTTCTGTTACAGCTGCTGCTTTAGCTTCTGATCAAGTTATTGCTCCAGTTACTCCTTCTGAGTTTAGTTTAGAAGGATTGGAAATCACTAAACAAGAAATTAGAAATATTGAAAAGAACTTTCATACATCTATAAAACTTAGCCCTCTTTTAAATGAGTTTGATGTGAGAACATCGTTATCACATGAAACAATGAATTTTCTTATGACTAATTATGAAAATAGCTTAATCAAGTCAGTAGTAAGAAAAAGCCAAGAATTTGAGAATGTTTTAACAAAAGGTGATTCTATTTATGACTCATTAAATAAAAGCCCAGCCAGAGAAGATATTGATTTATTAACTAGAGAACTTTTAGGTACAAATAATCTATGTAAAGAAAATAAGGAAAGCTCACTCTTAAATGCTGATTCCAAAAATATTGGCGCTGTAAGTGCATAA
- the tnpA gene encoding IS66 family insertion sequence element accessory protein TnpA, giving the protein MTDNPKRSRREFWQSHNDSWEVSGLTQAVYCEQQGISHSAFCYWRGRLRPKASKAQRTSPHFLAVKSAVEPTSANTPYEPAIQLMLPNGVRLGISGQTDKVILREVLTFAGAL; this is encoded by the coding sequence ATGACAGACAATCCGAAAAGATCACGACGCGAATTTTGGCAATCTCATAATGACTCATGGGAAGTCAGTGGTTTAACCCAAGCTGTTTACTGTGAACAGCAAGGCATAAGTCATTCAGCGTTTTGTTATTGGCGAGGACGTCTTCGTCCTAAAGCTTCAAAAGCGCAGAGAACATCCCCTCATTTTCTAGCGGTTAAGTCAGCTGTTGAACCTACTTCGGCAAACACGCCCTATGAGCCGGCCATTCAGTTAATGTTGCCAAATGGTGTACGCCTTGGAATCAGCGGTCAGACCGACAAAGTCATTTTACGTGAAGTTTTAACGTTTGCAGGGGCGTTATAA
- the tnpB gene encoding IS66 family insertion sequence element accessory protein TnpB (TnpB, as the term is used for proteins encoded by IS66 family insertion elements, is considered an accessory protein, since TnpC, encoded by a neighboring gene, is a DDE family transposase.) — MLRLPETTAIYVATTPVDFRKAINGLAAMVIEEFESPANDGSVYVFYNRSRDRVKCLFWDKNGFVLYHKRLERGKFKMEKTSTQLEAITHQQLDWLLAGLEFKLMSEFPMLDFKHYF, encoded by the coding sequence ATGTTGCGCTTACCGGAAACGACAGCGATTTATGTTGCAACAACACCTGTTGATTTCAGAAAAGCCATTAATGGCTTGGCTGCCATGGTGATTGAGGAATTTGAATCGCCGGCGAACGATGGTTCTGTTTACGTTTTTTATAATCGTAGCCGTGACAGGGTTAAGTGTTTGTTTTGGGATAAGAATGGTTTTGTGCTTTATCACAAGCGCTTAGAGCGTGGAAAATTTAAGATGGAGAAGACGTCAACCCAGCTTGAAGCCATTACTCACCAACAGTTGGACTGGTTGTTGGCGGGGCTTGAATTTAAGTTGATGTCTGAATTTCCCATGCTTGATTTCAAGCATTATTTTTAA
- the tnpC gene encoding IS66 family transposase produces MKQQSDLTVEQLREENARLLALLAQQESTIETLRHQLHLFRNARFGRKSEKGVVPEQMALQFDEAEPSSEQDESTVEPSQTETITYTRAKKGTGRKALPKSLPYVEQIHDLSDEEKHCDCGCELTHIGDDISEQLDVVPQMTFRVVHVRKKYACKTCEETIQTAKLPKQPIPQSIASSGLLAAVIDAKFNRHMPLYRQEAMFKEAGIPVTRATLCNWVVKAADLLTPLVKLMVAAIHDYDIAYADETPVQVLKQKNKPPTSKSYMWLFIGGPPDKRCYVYQYHPSRTHQIPADFFSDFSGYLHADCYGGYVALDKEDHVTHVACMAHARRYFVDVVKLAGKKKGIAHKVLTYFTELYQLEASLKEAKAAPDDIYQARQKEAKPILDELKDFVEDKKINIPPKSPLGKAVHYLLTHWVALKRYLDDGRLEIDNNRTERSIKPFVIGRKNWLFHGNETGAKAGAILYSLIETCKQHQVDAFAWLKYALTNIQYAETIEQLEALLPFHVNPSELENMRSLPALEMPEKSGVN; encoded by the coding sequence ATGAAACAACAATCTGACTTAACAGTAGAGCAATTACGCGAAGAAAATGCGCGTTTGTTGGCATTGTTGGCTCAGCAGGAAAGCACTATCGAAACGCTTCGCCACCAGCTGCACTTATTCCGTAATGCACGCTTTGGCCGCAAAAGCGAAAAAGGTGTCGTGCCGGAACAAATGGCATTGCAATTTGACGAAGCAGAGCCATCCAGTGAACAGGATGAATCGACTGTTGAGCCTTCTCAAACTGAAACCATTACCTATACCCGTGCTAAAAAAGGCACAGGCCGCAAAGCACTGCCCAAGTCATTACCCTATGTTGAGCAGATTCATGACTTAAGCGATGAAGAAAAACATTGCGACTGTGGTTGTGAGTTAACTCATATTGGTGACGACATCTCAGAACAACTGGATGTTGTACCGCAAATGACCTTCCGTGTGGTTCATGTTCGTAAAAAATACGCTTGCAAGACATGTGAAGAAACCATTCAAACGGCCAAACTGCCGAAACAACCTATTCCACAAAGCATTGCATCGTCTGGTTTACTGGCAGCAGTGATTGATGCCAAGTTTAACCGCCACATGCCGCTTTATCGCCAGGAGGCGATGTTTAAAGAAGCGGGCATTCCCGTTACCAGAGCAACGCTTTGCAACTGGGTGGTAAAAGCCGCTGATTTATTAACGCCGCTGGTTAAACTCATGGTTGCGGCCATTCACGATTATGACATCGCTTATGCGGATGAAACACCCGTGCAGGTGCTCAAGCAGAAAAACAAACCGCCAACATCAAAATCCTATATGTGGCTATTCATTGGCGGTCCACCGGATAAACGCTGTTATGTTTATCAGTACCATCCGTCACGCACTCACCAGATACCGGCTGATTTCTTTTCCGACTTCAGCGGCTACCTGCATGCTGACTGTTATGGTGGTTATGTCGCTTTAGACAAAGAAGACCATGTTACCCATGTTGCCTGTATGGCGCACGCCAGAAGGTATTTTGTCGATGTGGTCAAACTTGCCGGCAAGAAAAAAGGCATTGCCCATAAAGTCTTGACCTATTTTACCGAGCTTTATCAGCTGGAAGCTTCCCTCAAAGAGGCAAAGGCTGCACCAGACGATATTTATCAGGCAAGACAAAAAGAGGCCAAACCTATTCTTGATGAACTCAAAGACTTTGTTGAAGATAAAAAAATCAATATCCCACCGAAAAGCCCATTGGGCAAAGCCGTTCATTACCTGTTGACGCACTGGGTTGCGCTCAAACGATACCTTGACGATGGCCGTCTCGAAATAGATAACAACCGAACAGAGCGCTCCATTAAACCTTTCGTCATCGGACGAAAAAACTGGCTCTTTCATGGCAACGAAACGGGCGCCAAAGCAGGTGCTATCCTCTATTCCCTCATCGAAACCTGTAAGCAACACCAGGTTGATGCTTTCGCATGGTTGAAATACGCACTGACCAACATCCAATATGCTGAAACCATCGAACAGCTCGAAGCTTTGCTGCCCTTTCATGTAAACCCTTCCGAACTTGAAAACATGCGCAGCTTACCTGCTTTGGAAATGCCTGAGAAGAGTGGGGTTAATTAA
- a CDS encoding class I SAM-dependent methyltransferase — MTPLLKSQPEFTAVYGHNPFRDIEFFARKNKADLSNVLDLGCGSGRSTNFLKNFCSEVNGCDIDENALENARKNNSSSRFFLNNNETHYQFGIYKSIFSILMFFHLSSEKEIKSELLKCFNSLEEGGCLFIINGNKNLYTKNYTSVQGQGIPPDKDGDLTKIKLLNIDCEVEDYYWSADFIIKVAQSIGFIHVDTHMPLGTEQDPIDYKDETNHPPYYYIALKKNG, encoded by the coding sequence ATGACTCCACTCCTAAAAAGTCAACCTGAATTTACAGCAGTTTACGGACATAACCCTTTTAGAGATATAGAATTTTTTGCCAGGAAAAACAAAGCAGACTTAAGCAACGTATTAGATCTTGGATGTGGATCGGGAAGGTCTACAAACTTTCTAAAAAATTTTTGTAGTGAAGTAAATGGTTGCGATATAGACGAAAATGCTTTAGAAAATGCAAGAAAAAACAACTCAAGTTCTCGTTTTTTTTTGAACAATAATGAAACTCATTATCAGTTTGGTATATATAAATCAATTTTTTCGATTCTAATGTTTTTTCATTTATCTTCAGAAAAAGAAATAAAATCAGAGCTACTCAAATGTTTTAATTCTTTAGAAGAAGGTGGTTGTTTATTTATTATTAATGGCAACAAAAACTTGTATACAAAAAATTACACAAGTGTGCAAGGTCAAGGTATACCGCCAGATAAAGATGGCGATCTTACAAAAATAAAATTATTAAATATAGATTGTGAAGTTGAAGATTATTACTGGAGCGCCGACTTTATTATAAAAGTTGCACAGTCTATTGGTTTTATTCACGTGGACACTCATATGCCACTAGGAACCGAACAAGATCCTATAGATTATAAAGACGAAACCAATCACCCACCTTATTATTACATTGCTTTGAAAAAAAATGGATAG
- a CDS encoding transposase, translating into MKRSRFTENQILNILKSVEVGRLVKDVCREHGISEVLSQKVIFQDKIWIFG; encoded by the coding sequence ATGAAACGCAGTCGCTTTACAGAAAATCAAATTTTAAACATATTAAAATCAGTTGAAGTAGGACGATTGGTAAAGGATGTATGCCGGGAACATGGGATATCCGAGGTTTTGTCGCAAAAAGTTATCTTCCAGGATAAGATCTGGATTTTTGGATAG
- a CDS encoding IS6 family transposase codes for MISFKWRHFKRDIILMLVRWYLAYSLSYRDVEELALERGLKVDHSTIHRWVIEYSPQLEETFRKRYKRPIGVSWRMDETYIKVKGQWMYLYRAVNKEGQTVDFMLSEKRDEPAARAFFEKAIGSSGIPDKVTMDKSGANKAGIDTINLQLALLFMMGGLFLQVNVRQIKYLNNIVEQDHRFVKKITKPIKGFKDFQSARATLAGIELHHMLKKGQHLQAENQSIFEQFYGLAA; via the coding sequence ATGATCAGTTTTAAGTGGCGTCATTTTAAGCGGGATATTATTTTGATGCTGGTCAGATGGTACCTGGCCTATTCATTGAGTTACCGTGATGTTGAAGAGTTAGCTCTGGAACGAGGGCTAAAAGTAGACCACTCCACCATTCATCGCTGGGTTATTGAGTATTCTCCCCAACTGGAAGAGACATTTCGCAAGCGCTACAAGCGCCCTATTGGGGTTTCCTGGCGTATGGATGAGACGTATATTAAGGTAAAAGGTCAATGGATGTATCTCTACCGGGCCGTTAACAAGGAAGGCCAAACCGTTGATTTTATGCTGTCCGAAAAACGGGATGAACCGGCAGCAAGAGCATTTTTTGAGAAAGCTATTGGTTCAAGCGGCATTCCCGACAAGGTAACGATGGATAAAAGTGGCGCCAACAAAGCCGGAATCGATACCATTAACCTACAACTGGCACTGCTGTTCATGATGGGAGGGCTGTTCCTGCAGGTTAACGTCAGGCAGATCAAATACCTCAATAATATCGTGGAACAAGACCATCGTTTTGTAAAAAAAATCACTAAGCCAATTAAGGGTTTTAAGGATTTTCAGTCGGCCAGGGCGACATTGGCTGGCATTGAACTTCATCACATGCTCAAGAAAGGCCAACATCTTCAGGCAGAAAATCAGTCTATATTTGAACAGTTTTACGGGCTTGCGGCGTAA
- a CDS encoding IS3 family transposase (programmed frameshift) produces the protein MKKSRYTETQIVKILKEVEAGRLVKEICREYGISDATYYNWKAKYGGMEASDIKRLKDLEEENRRLKQMYAELSLDHKILKDIVGKKAVKPSVRRELVDYAVNAHTVSLRRACKVVGISDSVYRYKPDSQSDEGVIVALQESSERYPAYGFSKLLKVLRRQGHRWNHKRVYRVYCELKLNMRRKGKKRLPNRSPEPLSVPASINQCWSMDFMCDALMCGRRFRTFNIVDDFNREVLAIEIDLSLPAQRVVRVLERVVAWRGLPAKLRMDNGPEFISSTLADWAEKHHVALEFIKPGKPTQNSFIERFNRTYRTEILDMYAFKNLQEVRELTENWIKEYNDERPHDSLNDLTPWEYLAKNQPMNSNLGCH, from the exons ATGAAAAAATCGCGGTATACAGAAACACAAATTGTCAAAATTCTAAAAGAAGTCGAAGCAGGTCGGCTGGTAAAAGAAATTTGTCGTGAATATGGCATTTCAGACGCAACCTATTACAACTGGAAAGCAAAATATGGTGGTATGGAGGCATCCGATATAAAACGTCTGAAAGATCTTGAAGAAGAGAACCGTCGTCTAAAGCAGATGTATGCTGAGCTAAGTCTTGATCACAAAATCCTGAAGGATATTGTCG GAAAAAAAGCTGTGAAGCCATCTGTGAGACGGGAGCTGGTTGATTATGCAGTGAATGCTCATACTGTGAGTTTACGCCGGGCGTGTAAGGTTGTGGGTATCAGCGACTCAGTTTATCGATATAAGCCGGATAGCCAATCTGATGAAGGCGTTATTGTGGCATTGCAGGAATCATCCGAACGCTATCCGGCGTATGGCTTTAGTAAATTGCTTAAAGTCTTACGCCGCCAGGGTCATAGGTGGAATCATAAACGTGTTTATCGGGTGTATTGTGAACTGAAGCTCAATATGCGTCGTAAAGGCAAAAAACGGCTTCCTAATCGCTCACCCGAACCACTGAGTGTGCCAGCATCCATTAATCAGTGTTGGTCTATGGATTTTATGTGTGATGCGTTGATGTGTGGCCGACGCTTCAGAACATTTAACATAGTAGATGATTTTAACCGTGAAGTGTTGGCTATCGAAATCGATTTGAGCCTGCCTGCTCAGCGAGTGGTTCGCGTATTAGAACGTGTTGTTGCATGGCGAGGTTTGCCTGCTAAATTACGCATGGATAATGGTCCTGAATTTATCTCAAGCACATTAGCAGACTGGGCTGAAAAGCATCACGTGGCTTTAGAATTTATTAAGCCAGGTAAACCAACGCAAAATTCATTTATTGAGCGATTCAATAGAACTTACCGCACGGAGATATTGGATATGTACGCGTTTAAAAATTTACAAGAAGTCAGGGAGCTGACAGAAAACTGGATAAAAGAGTACAACGACGAAAGACCCCATGATTCACTAAATGATTTAACGCCGTGGGAATATCTGGCAAAAAATCAGCCAATGAACTCTAATTTAGGATGCCACTAA
- a CDS encoding type II toxin-antitoxin system YafQ family toxin — protein sequence MRTIERSTKFKKDYKRELKGRYRDILESELKTILVPLINDEALDIRYRDHDLSGNWAGYRECHIKPDLLLIYRKLDGDILKLARLGSHSELFS from the coding sequence ATGCGGACGATTGAACGCTCAACGAAATTTAAAAAAGATTACAAGCGAGAATTAAAAGGCAGGTATCGAGATATCCTTGAATCAGAATTAAAGACGATTCTGGTTCCGCTAATCAATGATGAAGCTTTGGACATTCGCTATCGTGACCACGATTTAAGCGGTAACTGGGCAGGCTATCGAGAATGCCATATCAAGCCTGATTTGCTTTTGATTTACCGTAAGCTGGATGGTGATATCCTAAAACTTGCCAGGCTTGGCTCTCACAGTGAGCTTTTTAGCTAA
- a CDS encoding type II toxin-antitoxin system RelB/DinJ family antitoxin, with protein MANVDTYVRARIDSETKMRAADALEAMGLSVSDAIRLLMLRIADEKRMPFEVRVPNKATRDAIRELEEGKGKKFSSIDALMDDLNADD; from the coding sequence ATGGCTAATGTAGACACCTATGTACGTGCCAGAATCGATTCGGAAACCAAAATGCGAGCTGCCGATGCATTAGAGGCGATGGGGCTATCGGTATCCGATGCCATTCGCCTGTTGATGTTGCGCATTGCTGATGAAAAGCGTATGCCTTTTGAAGTCAGGGTTCCTAATAAGGCGACCAGGGATGCCATACGTGAACTTGAAGAAGGCAAGGGTAAAAAATTCAGCAGCATTGATGCTTTGATGGATGATCTGAATGCGGACGATTGA